CTCTCCAACTTTCTTCACTCTTTCTCGCTTTGCGGCTCGGACTATCGATTGGTCTCTTTCCAATGAACGGTGCATGCGGTACTTTACGCGTCCTTCTGCAAAATTGGACTCCTCGTTTTCTCCCGCGATTAGAATTCTGTGGATTTCTCGTCCGTGAGATTTTTCGATGATTTCGAATGAGTGCCGATTGAACCAGTTCTTCGCCTCAACTGCATTGAAGCCACGTTTGAACTCCTTGCCTTCTGAATACTTGGCCGCAATTGAAATCACGAGCTTCGGCGGATAACGCCTCTCTCCGTATTTCAAGTCATAACGATAGGATTTTCGCCTGCGAGGTATTCCTTGCGCATCAATCTCCGCGATGGCCGACCGTATATGTCTGATCTTAATCGAAGAAGGAATCATCTCAATTCCCTTTCAGAATTAGGACGTGTGCAAACTGGAAACTCGTATCTTTATTACTGCCCCCTACTACATCATCAGCACGAACTTGGCGAAGGGTTGGCTGTTGGTGGCAAACCTCAAATCCCCCGCCAAGTGGGTTTAGTTTAGGCGCACTTGAGAGAGTACAGGTGCATCGAAGTGAGCCGCTCGAATCATCAAGCCAACCCGTTGTGTGGGGCACACTGTTTGGGTGTGGTACAATGTTGCTTTGTTCATCCATTGCGATTCCAGAACTCACTAACGAGTGCGCTATACTGAAAATCGTGACGCGTGGCGTACTTCTTACCTTCAATGTTCTTGACACTCGCCTTCACTATGAAGACACATTCTTCGGGGCTGTCAACCTTTCTCAAGTCACTGTGCTCGATCAGTCCAGACAACTCCTCAAAGCTTTCTAAGTACAGCGCTACGTTACAGCTCGTGCGTGGGTTTAGGGGTACCGGAATTGAATCGATTCCCAACCAATCACAATCATGCCTTCGGATGCTCCGTTGATTCACACTGATTTGGAGACTTTCAGCATCTATAATGAGCGGTCTGGCGCCTTCATTTACTATCTGCAAAACGATCAACTCTTGATCCTCTTCGCGGCCCTCAATTTCCTTTGGAAACTTACTGGTGTCACCCTTCACGAGTACAAGCGTCAGTCTTCTTCGTCTTTCCCACCTTGTTAAGATGAAGACAAGTATGCTCAGAGCTAGCCCAAGCACGCCAGCGAGATTCACGAGTATTTCAAGCCCTGACATCCTCCTACTCCATCATCAGCACGACCTTGGCGGAGGGTTGACTGCCGGTGGCGAACATGTCGACGGCTTCAAGGAAATTCTTGAAGGGGTAGCGATGGGTAATCACCGGGCGCGGATCAACCATGCCGCCATCGAGAAGCGCCTGCATCTGATACCAGGTCTCGAACATCTTGCGGCCATTGATACCGATCACGGTTGCGCCTTTGAAGATGATGGCTTTGTTGACATCGATCATCACCGCATCGGGCGGAATACCGAACATCACGAGAGTACCGGCTTTGCGGAGAATTTCAAATCCGGTTTCGACGGACTTCTGGTTGCCCGCCATATCGAGGACGACATCGACGCCGCCGGAGGTTTCATCCCAGATGCGCGTCTTGAAATCCTTGTCGTTGGCGACATTGATCGAGACGTGGGCGCCCATCTGCTTGCAGATATCGAGATTGAAATCCTGCATGCCGATATTGTAGATTCGTTCGGCGCCGACGGCTTTGGCGATACCGCAGGAAAACGCCGCGGTGGGGCCGTCGCCGATGATGGCGATGCGCTTGGTCGAGACATTGGCGGACATGGTGGTGTAGACCGCGTTGCCGAAGGGTTCGTGGATCGAGGCGATTGCCGGGTCCATTCCTTTGTCGATTTTCCAGCAGACGATTTCCGGGAGCGCGACGTATTCGGCAAAGATGCCGTCGGTGTCGACACCGAGGATGACGAGATTGTCGCAGATGTGCATGTTGCCCATGCGGCATTGTTTGCATACACCGCAGGGGATGTGTGATTCGGCGGCGATGAAGTCGCCGAGTTTGAGACCGCGGATATTTTTGCCGACTTCGACAACTTCGCCGCAACATTCGTGGCCGAAAATCAACGGTGGTTTAAGGCGGCCCTGCGCCCATTTGTCCCAATTGTAGATATGCTTGTCGGTACCGCAGATGGAAGACGCAATGGTCTTGATCAGTACCTGGTTGTCGTTTATCTGAGGAATTTTGACTTCACGAAAATCGGCTCCCGCCGCCCGTTCCGGTTTTACTCCGGCCCACATCGTTTCCACGGTCGTTGTCCTTTCCCC
This genomic interval from bacterium contains the following:
- a CDS encoding alcohol dehydrogenase catalytic domain-containing protein, whose translation is METMWAGVKPERAAGADFREVKIPQINDNQVLIKTIASSICGTDKHIYNWDKWAQGRLKPPLIFGHECCGEVVEVGKNIRGLKLGDFIAAESHIPCGVCKQCRMGNMHICDNLVILGVDTDGIFAEYVALPEIVCWKIDKGMDPAIASIHEPFGNAVYTTMSANVSTKRIAIIGDGPTAAFSCGIAKAVGAERIYNIGMQDFNLDICKQMGAHVSINVANDKDFKTRIWDETSGGVDVVLDMAGNQKSVETGFEILRKAGTLVMFGIPPDAVMIDVNKAIIFKGATVIGINGRKMFETWYQMQALLDGGMVDPRPVITHRYPFKNFLEAVDMFATGSQPSAKVVLMME